One region of Rufibacter sp. LB8 genomic DNA includes:
- a CDS encoding heavy metal translocating P-type ATPase, which produces MMDEDKDPHAVNHADVEKNGDHDGHDHGAGESSGWKSHWALLLSLAVLVVMLTLEYGFGYVPPAPLGLAIYGAAYLLAGYKVLDLAFRKAMRLDFFNEFFLMSVATLGAFAIGSYSEGVAVMVFYSIGEWFQDAAVNRAKRSIKALLDIRPDEVSVIRGGTAMVVDPKEVQIGETIQMKSGEKVALDGELLSEKASFNTAALTGESKPDTKAKGEKVYAGMINLNTVAEVQVTSLFRDSKLSRILEMVQDATARKSQTQLFISRFAKVYTPIVFFLALAVCAVPYFIMDDYDFNVWFYRALVFLVISCPCALVVSIPLGYFGGIGLASRNGILFKGSNFLDVMTRVNAVVMDKTGTLTHGVFKVQQVVAHGLEEKELISLTAAIETQSTHPIAKAIAEFAGAQATQASRIEQVEEISGHGLKGTIDGKQVLAGNTKLLKKFNIPYPAEIEGIVNTIVVVAVNGLYAGYITIADEIKEDAAQAIRDMHALNIQTVMLSGDKQTVVDEVAKKLGIDTAFGNLLPEDKVAKVQALKDQGRHIAFVGDGVNDAPVVALADAGIAMGGLGSDATIETADVVIQNDQPSKIVSAIKVGKITRSIVWQNIILAMTVKVIVLALGAGGVATLWEAVIADVGVALLAILNAVRIQRMKV; this is translated from the coding sequence ATGATGGACGAAGACAAAGACCCGCATGCGGTCAACCACGCCGACGTGGAGAAGAACGGTGACCATGACGGCCATGACCATGGAGCCGGGGAGTCCTCAGGGTGGAAAAGCCACTGGGCGCTTCTACTGTCCCTGGCAGTCCTAGTGGTCATGCTCACTTTGGAGTATGGCTTCGGCTACGTCCCACCCGCTCCACTGGGCCTTGCCATTTACGGCGCTGCCTACCTGCTTGCTGGCTATAAAGTGCTGGACCTCGCCTTCCGCAAGGCCATGCGCCTCGACTTCTTCAATGAGTTCTTCCTGATGAGCGTCGCCACGCTCGGTGCCTTCGCCATCGGCTCCTACAGCGAGGGTGTGGCCGTCATGGTCTTCTACTCCATAGGGGAGTGGTTCCAGGACGCGGCCGTCAACCGCGCGAAGCGCAGCATAAAGGCGTTGCTGGATATACGCCCCGATGAGGTCTCTGTCATCAGGGGCGGAACAGCTATGGTAGTGGACCCAAAGGAAGTACAGATTGGGGAGACCATCCAGATGAAATCCGGGGAGAAAGTGGCCCTGGACGGCGAGCTGCTCTCAGAGAAGGCATCCTTCAACACCGCCGCCCTGACCGGGGAGAGCAAACCCGACACAAAGGCGAAGGGAGAGAAAGTGTACGCCGGGATGATCAACCTCAATACCGTGGCCGAGGTCCAGGTCACCTCCTTGTTTCGGGACAGCAAGCTGAGCAGGATTTTGGAAATGGTGCAGGATGCGACGGCCAGAAAGTCGCAGACCCAGCTCTTCATCTCCCGTTTCGCTAAAGTCTACACGCCCATCGTCTTCTTTCTGGCCTTGGCCGTATGCGCGGTGCCCTATTTCATAATGGACGACTATGACTTCAATGTCTGGTTTTACCGCGCGCTGGTTTTCCTGGTGATAAGCTGCCCTTGTGCGCTGGTGGTGTCCATTCCCCTGGGTTATTTCGGTGGGATCGGGCTGGCTTCCCGGAACGGGATCCTTTTCAAGGGATCAAACTTCTTGGATGTGATGACCAGGGTAAATGCGGTGGTGATGGACAAGACCGGCACTTTGACGCACGGCGTCTTCAAAGTGCAGCAGGTGGTGGCCCATGGCCTGGAGGAAAAAGAGCTTATCAGCCTGACCGCCGCCATCGAGACGCAATCCACCCACCCGATCGCCAAGGCCATTGCGGAATTCGCCGGGGCCCAGGCCACCCAGGCTTCCAGAATAGAGCAGGTAGAGGAGATATCGGGCCACGGGCTCAAAGGCACGATTGATGGGAAGCAGGTGCTGGCGGGCAACACCAAACTCCTTAAGAAATTCAACATACCCTACCCTGCGGAGATCGAGGGCATCGTCAACACCATAGTGGTGGTGGCGGTGAACGGGCTGTACGCCGGGTATATCACCATTGCAGACGAGATAAAGGAGGATGCGGCCCAGGCTATCAGGGATATGCACGCCTTGAACATCCAGACCGTGATGCTCTCCGGTGACAAACAGACGGTGGTCGATGAAGTGGCCAAAAAACTGGGCATTGACACCGCGTTCGGGAACCTCCTCCCGGAGGACAAAGTGGCCAAGGTGCAGGCGTTGAAGGACCAGGGCAGGCACATCGCCTTTGTGGGTGACGGTGTGAATGACGCGCCGGTGGTGGCCCTGGCCGATGCCGGGATCGCCATGGGGGGCCTGGGCAGCGACGCCACCATAGAGACCGCTGATGTGGTGATCCAGAACGACCAACCGTCTAAGATCGTGTCCGCCATCAAGGTGGGGAAGATAACCCGCAGCATCGTCTGGCAGAACATCATTTTGGCGATGACCGTCAAGGTAATCGTGCTGGCCTTGGGTGCTGGGGGTGTGGCCACCCTGTGGGAGGCTGTTATCGCCGATGTGGGCGTCGCTCTGTTGGCCATCTTAAATGCGGTGCGGATTCAGCGAATGAAAGTATAG
- the lpdA gene encoding dihydrolipoyl dehydrogenase, producing the protein MYDVAIIGSGPGGYVAAIRCAQLGFKTVIIEKYDTLGGTCLNVGCIPSKAVLDSSEHFHNAQHKFKNHGIRLENLQLDFPQMLAHKADVVQKTVAGVDYLMKKNKVEVLRGKATLLTPRTVSIQGAEGPPSVIESKHIVLATGSKPSSLPGITIDKKRIISSTEALTLPEIPRHLLVIGGGVIGMELGSVYARVGSTVSVLEYTDAIIPSMDLTMGKELKKSLQKLGMDFYLSHKVTGAQSTETGVTVTAEDTAGNTLNLEGDYCLMAVGRKPYTEGLGLENVGITTDKGGRIEVNEYLETNVPGIYAIGDVVKGAMLAHKASEEGVYVAERLAGQKPHLDYLLIPGIVYTWPEVATVGYTEEQLKANGRAYRTGVFPFRANARARMNDDLDGQIKVLADAKTDEILGIHMIGPRVSDIIGEAVAAMSYRASAEDIARMSHGHPTFYETLKEACLAVNNQAIHI; encoded by the coding sequence ATGTACGATGTTGCAATCATAGGTTCTGGCCCGGGCGGCTACGTCGCAGCCATACGTTGCGCCCAACTAGGTTTCAAGACAGTTATCATAGAGAAATATGACACCTTGGGCGGCACTTGCCTGAATGTAGGGTGCATCCCCTCCAAAGCTGTATTGGATAGCTCCGAGCATTTTCACAATGCCCAGCACAAATTCAAAAACCATGGCATCCGACTGGAGAACCTGCAACTGGATTTCCCCCAGATGCTCGCCCACAAAGCGGACGTGGTCCAGAAAACAGTGGCGGGGGTAGACTACCTGATGAAAAAGAACAAGGTAGAGGTCTTACGCGGCAAAGCAACCTTGCTGACACCCCGGACGGTGAGCATTCAGGGAGCGGAAGGGCCTCCTTCAGTAATTGAATCTAAGCACATTGTTCTGGCGACGGGCTCCAAGCCCAGCTCCTTGCCTGGTATCACCATCGATAAGAAAAGGATTATCTCCTCCACAGAGGCACTGACTTTACCGGAAATCCCCCGGCACCTGCTGGTAATCGGAGGCGGGGTCATTGGCATGGAGCTGGGGTCAGTGTATGCGCGCGTTGGCTCCACAGTCAGTGTGCTGGAATATACCGATGCCATCATCCCCAGCATGGACCTGACCATGGGTAAGGAACTGAAAAAGTCACTACAAAAGCTGGGGATGGACTTCTACCTCAGCCACAAGGTAACCGGCGCCCAAAGCACCGAAACTGGGGTAACCGTCACGGCGGAGGATACCGCGGGCAATACCCTGAACCTGGAGGGGGATTATTGCCTGATGGCCGTGGGCCGAAAACCCTACACGGAGGGACTGGGACTGGAAAACGTTGGCATCACAACCGACAAAGGGGGGCGCATCGAGGTAAATGAATACCTGGAAACGAATGTGCCGGGCATCTATGCCATCGGCGATGTGGTGAAAGGGGCGATGCTGGCACACAAGGCCTCAGAGGAGGGCGTCTATGTGGCCGAACGCCTGGCCGGCCAGAAGCCGCACCTGGATTACCTGCTTATCCCTGGTATCGTGTACACCTGGCCGGAAGTAGCCACCGTGGGCTATACAGAAGAACAGTTGAAGGCTAACGGGCGCGCCTACCGGACCGGGGTATTCCCGTTCCGGGCCAATGCCCGCGCCCGGATGAATGACGATTTGGATGGCCAGATTAAAGTACTAGCCGATGCTAAAACGGATGAAATCCTGGGTATCCATATGATCGGCCCCCGGGTCAGCGACATCATCGGGGAGGCCGTCGCCGCGATGAGCTACCGTGCCTCTGCTGAGGATATCGCCCGGATGTCCCATGGGCACCCTACCTTTTACGAGACATTGAAAGAGGCTTGCCTGGCGGTAAACAACCAGGCCATCCATATTTGA
- a CDS encoding OsmC family protein produces the protein MSEYRANLLWSGPNTDFTYKTYSRTHTWTFGGGSAVEASAAPEYLGKAELVNPEEAFAASLASCHLLTFLALAAFQKFTVGRYEDEAVASVGKNAQGKMAVLQVTLNPKVTFSGENLPTPDQIAALHHRAHNDCFISNSVLTEVIVKPVV, from the coding sequence ATGAGCGAATACAGAGCAAACCTGCTATGGTCGGGTCCCAATACCGATTTCACGTATAAAACGTACAGCCGCACCCATACCTGGACCTTTGGCGGGGGCAGTGCCGTAGAAGCCTCTGCTGCGCCGGAGTACTTAGGCAAGGCCGAACTGGTCAATCCGGAAGAAGCCTTTGCCGCCTCCCTAGCCAGCTGCCACCTGCTCACCTTTCTGGCCCTTGCTGCCTTTCAGAAATTTACCGTAGGGCGCTACGAAGACGAGGCGGTTGCTTCGGTGGGTAAAAATGCCCAAGGGAAGATGGCGGTTTTACAGGTTACTTTAAACCCCAAGGTGACTTTTAGCGGAGAGAATCTGCCCACTCCTGACCAGATAGCCGCCCTGCATCACAGGGCTCATAACGACTGCTTTATCTCCAATTCGGTCTTAACAGAGGTAATCGTAAAGCCGGTGGTATAG
- a CDS encoding cation diffusion facilitator family transporter has product MSKGHTISPGSQNKSRLKWVLGLTLLYLVAEVIGGIWTGSLALLADAGHMLTDVGGLAFALIAINLAERKATPEKTFGYYRAEILAALANAVILIGVSLYILYEAYLRFRTPPEVESKPMLVIAGIGLLVNLAGMYILRKGSNDSLNMKGAYFEVLSDMLTSIGVIVAGVIMWTTGWYYADPILSAGIGLFILPRTWILLKDAVSVLLEGTPADVNLGSLREAMVKLPGVADVHDLHVWSLTTGVNAMSAHVVLHEKAAPSEVLKRVNDQVKESFKISHTTIQLESPGFQEQETHL; this is encoded by the coding sequence ATGTCGAAAGGCCACACTATCTCCCCAGGAAGCCAGAATAAATCCCGCCTGAAGTGGGTCCTGGGCCTTACCCTGCTCTACCTAGTGGCGGAAGTCATCGGCGGCATCTGGACCGGAAGCCTGGCTCTCCTGGCGGACGCCGGCCACATGCTGACAGACGTGGGGGGGCTGGCTTTCGCCCTAATCGCCATCAACCTGGCCGAGCGGAAAGCGACACCGGAGAAGACGTTCGGCTACTACCGGGCAGAAATCCTGGCGGCGCTGGCCAATGCGGTGATATTGATAGGTGTCTCCCTATACATCCTGTACGAGGCATACCTGCGTTTCAGAACCCCGCCCGAAGTGGAAAGCAAACCCATGTTGGTGATCGCTGGAATCGGTCTGTTGGTCAACCTGGCTGGGATGTACATTCTACGCAAAGGCTCCAATGACAGCCTCAATATGAAGGGTGCTTACTTTGAGGTGCTTTCCGACATGCTGACCTCCATCGGCGTAATTGTAGCGGGGGTGATCATGTGGACCACGGGGTGGTACTACGCCGACCCTATCCTGTCTGCGGGCATTGGTCTTTTTATACTGCCCCGCACATGGATTCTACTGAAGGACGCAGTCAGCGTCTTACTGGAGGGAACACCGGCGGATGTCAACCTAGGCTCCCTGCGGGAAGCCATGGTGAAGTTGCCGGGGGTGGCCGATGTGCATGACCTGCATGTCTGGTCACTGACTACCGGTGTCAATGCCATGAGTGCCCATGTGGTGCTGCATGAAAAGGCGGCGCCCAGTGAAGTGTTGAAGCGGGTGAATGATCAGGTAAAGGAATCTTTCAAGATCAGCCACACTACCATCCAACTAGAGTCTCCCGGCTTCCAGGAGCAGGAAACTCACCTTTAA